The DNA window GAAAGCCGCCGCCGCCCTCAATCTCACGCAACAGAATATCCTGACGACGAATCCTGATCCCACGTTGATCGTGAAGACGGGAGTGCTGGTCGCCGAACGACCGCGCCCGATTACCCGATCTGGGAGTCCCCGCAACCAGTGATTCTCGCGTAGACGAAGAACGTCTATTGGGCAGCATCTGCCTGCTGCATGCCGATGTACTCGATGGCATTGTCAGCCAGATCGTTTGGCCAGCCCACAATTCTCATCTCGCTCTCTCTAACGTTTCAAAAATCTTGCCGTTCATCAGGAGCGCGATTTCGGTCGCAGGCAGCGGCTTCTGGCATTCGGACAATGGATTGAGCCAGAAATTGGACTCGGGCAACATCTCGAACAGATTGCGCGCGGCCGCGCCAAGGCAGGTCTCGGGCTCCTTGACATAGTCGGATATGCGTTTCTTCGACGTAAAGGCGGGATGCCATCTCATGCCCTGGAATTCGACGGTGGCGACACTGATCTTTTCCTGAAATTTGAGCGAGCGGCGACGGCCCGGTTTCATTGGCGCTTCAGGAGTCAGCACATAGATTTCGGTTTCAAGCAGCGCTCGATAGAATGCGGGAACGATACCTGGATCCTTTCCCGCGGCCTGCATCAGGGCTTCGAGACTGTTTTCCGGTTCGAACACGATGATCCTCCCATGGAATATGATAATCCGATTTCTCGCATACCGCGCTTTGCGTGAAGGACAGATCGTGCCGCATTACCGGCGTCCTCCGCGATCCCAGCGATGACGCTAGCTCTGCTTGTCCCGAAGGGCGCGATAGATCGTATTGCGTGACACGCCGAGCCGGCGCGCGGTCTTGCTGATGTTGTTGCCGGTTTCCGCATACGCCGTCAGCACATGGGCGCGCTGAATCTCATGCAAGCCGTGTTCGAGCCCGCTGCTGCCCGACACCCTTTCAGGGCGCCGCTCGCTGGATGCAGGCCCGAGGAGGTTGTCGACCAACGTTTCGTCGATCAGATGTCCCGGCTCGGCCAGCGATAACCTTGACAGGACGTTGCGCAATTCGCGGATATTGCCATCCCAATTCAGCTCCGTCAGTCGATCGATTGCGCTTTCCGTCAGGTCCGCGGAGGGATCAACCTTCTCGATCAGATGGCGGGCAATCTTGGCGAAATCCGAACGTTCGCGCAGCGGCGACAATGTTACCTCGAGCGTATTGAGGCGAAACAGGAGGTCGGATCGGAAGCGGCCCTTTGCGATGGATTCGTCGAGATTGGCGTTGGTGGCGGACACCAGGAGAACGTCGACCTGGCGTTTGACGCCGCCGACCGGACGGACCGTCCAATCGTCCAGAAACCGTAGCAACACCGCTTGCAGCGTCACCGGCATATCGCCGATTTCGTCGAGGAACAGCGTGCCGCCATCCGCCTCTTTGAATAATCCGCCGGCGCCGCCTTTCTTGGCCCCGGTGAAAGCGCCCTCGGCATAACCGAACAGCTCGGCTTCGATCAGGCTATCGGGGAGTGCGGCGCAATTGACCGGGACGAAGGCGCCGGTCCGCCCGCTCGCGACATGGGCATGGCGGGCGAGTTGCTCCTTGCCGGTACCGGTCTCGCCGCGGATCAGGATCGGCATCTTGCGGGCCGCCGCACTCTCGACCCGCCGCACAACTGCCGCGATCGTCGGATCATCGGACACGAATTGCGTGGCGACTTCCTTCGGCAGCGGGGGCCGAGGTCTGGAAACTCCCTGAATCATCGGGAACTGGCGCGTGTTCTCGATTGTCGAGACGAACTGGCTGCCGACGTCGTCCTCAAGGCGCTGGCGTTCCTTGCGCCGGCCCTCGTCGAGATAGGTGCTGAACTTCGTGCGAAAGACATCGGCGAAGCGACGGCCGGGCGAGGCCGGCAAGCCGTGCAACAGGATGCCCGCGGCCCTGTTCGCCGCGAGTATCCTGCCCTCATTGTCGACGGCCAGCAGCCCCGCGCTCAACGTGTGCAAATATTCGCCGCGGTTGTGGAACGCGATCAGGATATTTCCGCGATGATGTTCGCGGAATAGCCCGTTCTCGATCTGCGTCGCCGCCATCGCGACGAGCGCCTGGGTGTGAGCCTGCCTGGACACGCAATCCGATGAAGCGTCCAGTATTCCAGCCAGTTCGCCATCGGGCGCGAAGATCGGCGCTGCGATGCAGGTCAGATTGTTGTAGCGCGAAAAAAAGTGATCGCGCCCGTGCACGACGATCACGCGTTTGAGATGGGCTGCGGTGCCAAGGCCGTTGGTGCCGCAAATACTCTCCTTCCAGACGGTGCCGGGACGAATGCTCGCCGCGTTCGAAGCGTCGCTGAAGCTTGGATCGGAGATGATGTCGAGCAGCAAGCCATCCGCGTTCGCAAAGGCAATCATGAAATTGGAACCCGCGATCTGCTGATGCAGCGTGTGCATCTCGGCGAGCGCAAGGCCGCGGACAAGCGAACAACGCTGCTGTTCCTGGCGAAGGACAGCAGGGCTGACGAATTCGGGTGTAGGCGGGCGCAGCGTGTCGAGGCCGAACGAAATGCAGCGCATCCAGCTGTCGTAAATGTCCGCCGACAACAGTTCCGCGGGCGGTGCTCCGCGCTGCTCAAGCGTCATCCATGCATTGTCGACGCGCCGGCTGGCAGGCAGCATCATCGATCCTCCCGGAACTGCTGTTCGGCATTTCCTCTTGATATTGGCCTGGTTCAGGCGTCGTTCGCGCGCCTGCGCTTTCACCGATCATAGATCAAACGAGCAAAAATCCAAATTTATCGCTGTTCGTTGCTGTCGTCTTCGAAGTGTTCCGTCTCGGAACAGTTTCGCTGTCAAGTTTGCTCCGATGCGGATCGGAGCAAACCGGCCGAGATGCAGAGAACGCAAGAAAGATCAGCTTGTTAAGAGCTTGGCACAGCCCTTGCTCACTTACTCGGCAAGACGACGTCGACGCGACAATCACAAAATAAAAATATCAGGGGGAGAGACAAATAAATGAAAGCCGCGGTGCTCCATGACTTTGATGAAAAGCTGACGGCGAAGGAATTCGTCAAATACGAGGATGTGACGGACCCGAAGATTTCGCGCCCGATGGACGTGATCGTTCGCATCGGCGGCGCCGGTGTCTGTCGCACCGATCTCCATATTGTCGAAGGCATTTGGCGCAGCAAGGTTGACGTCAAGCTGCCGTACATCATGGGTCACGAAAATGCCGGCTGGGTCGAGGCGATTGGGCCCGGAGTTGAAGGCGTCAAGGTCGGCGACAGCGTCATTTGCCATCCGCTGGTGACCAGCGGACATTGCCTCGCCTGCCGGCGCGGCGACGACATGCACGCGCTGGATAGTTCGTTTCCGGGCATCAACGCCAATGGCGGTTACGCGCAATATCTGCTCACGGGCCAGCGCTCTCTCATCAAGCTACCCAAGTCGCTCGCGCCGAAGGATGTCGCGCCGTACACCGACGCCGGACTGACGGCCTATCGCGCCGCCAAGAAAGCCTCCCGCCATCTGCTGCCCGGCGAATATGTCGCAGTGATCGGCGCCGGCGGACTTGGGCATATCGGCATCCAGGTTCTCGCTGCGCTGTGCGCGGCGGAGATCATCGTGATCGACTGCGCCGACAAGTCCCTCGATCTCGCCAAGGAGTGCGGCGCTCATCACCTCGTGAAAGCGGACGGCAATGAAGTCGAGGCCGTATTGGCGCTGACCGGTGGGCGTGGCGCCGAAGCCGTGATCGATTTCGTCGGTGAAGGCGACGCGATTGCCAAAGGCCTGTCGATGACGGCGAACGGCGGCTACTATTACATCGTCGGTTATGGCGGCAAGATCGATCTTCCGACCATCGACATGATCACGACCGAAAAGACCATCGTCGGCAATCTGGTCGGTACCTATCCCGAACTGGTCGAACTGATGGCGCTCGCGGATCGCGGCCTCGTCGATCTCCATACCAAAGAATACAGACTCAGCCAGGCCAACGACGCGCTCCATGATCTGCACAATGGGCGCATCCACGGCCGCGCTGTTCTGATCCCGTAGAAATTTTTCACAAGATGCTCAGCTTCAGTCCGGAACATCGAACCAGAGTAGTGCGAGTGACAGACGCCAGCGGGCGCGGACCGCAAATTACGGCAGAGGAGGCCGCCGAGCTGGAGCGCGCTCGGGAACGGATGCTCGCGCGGCACAAGCTGATCGAAGGCATGATTCGGAACAATGAAATGCAGCTGAAAAACGAGAGTGCCCGCGGCGGTGCAGAAATCGAGCTCGAATGCGCCCGCCGCGATGTGGCCCGGGGCGATGCCGGGGCGGGAGCAGAATTGGAAAGAGCGACTGCGCGGGTGCAGGCGCTTCACGAGGAGCATCAGCGTCTCGTCTCCGAGCGCGAATGGCTCAATGCGTCGTTGCTGGAATTTGAAAGCGGTCCTTCGGCCGGTGAACATCAACGCTCGGGGCATGCATGATGAGCAAGATCGAGATCAAGGCGGCCGGAAAGGCTGCGGCAGCCGGATCAAGCCATGCGCCGCCTCAGCACTTGGAAATGAGCGAGGAAGACAAGTCGAAAGACGCCTTCTTCATTCAGATCGCCGAAATCGCCGAGGCAATGATCGCACGGCACGGCAAGGACTTTGCA is part of the Bradyrhizobium canariense genome and encodes:
- a CDS encoding SseB family protein, translating into MFEPENSLEALMQAAGKDPGIVPAFYRALLETEIYVLTPEAPMKPGRRRSLKFQEKISVATVEFQGMRWHPAFTSKKRISDYVKEPETCLGAAARNLFEMLPESNFWLNPLSECQKPLPATEIALLMNGKIFETLERAR
- a CDS encoding sigma-54-dependent Fis family transcriptional regulator, with translation MLPASRRVDNAWMTLEQRGAPPAELLSADIYDSWMRCISFGLDTLRPPTPEFVSPAVLRQEQQRCSLVRGLALAEMHTLHQQIAGSNFMIAFANADGLLLDIISDPSFSDASNAASIRPGTVWKESICGTNGLGTAAHLKRVIVVHGRDHFFSRYNNLTCIAAPIFAPDGELAGILDASSDCVSRQAHTQALVAMAATQIENGLFREHHRGNILIAFHNRGEYLHTLSAGLLAVDNEGRILAANRAAGILLHGLPASPGRRFADVFRTKFSTYLDEGRRKERQRLEDDVGSQFVSTIENTRQFPMIQGVSRPRPPLPKEVATQFVSDDPTIAAVVRRVESAAARKMPILIRGETGTGKEQLARHAHVASGRTGAFVPVNCAALPDSLIEAELFGYAEGAFTGAKKGGAGGLFKEADGGTLFLDEIGDMPVTLQAVLLRFLDDWTVRPVGGVKRQVDVLLVSATNANLDESIAKGRFRSDLLFRLNTLEVTLSPLRERSDFAKIARHLIEKVDPSADLTESAIDRLTELNWDGNIRELRNVLSRLSLAEPGHLIDETLVDNLLGPASSERRPERVSGSSGLEHGLHEIQRAHVLTAYAETGNNISKTARRLGVSRNTIYRALRDKQS
- a CDS encoding NAD(P)-dependent alcohol dehydrogenase, which gives rise to MKAAVLHDFDEKLTAKEFVKYEDVTDPKISRPMDVIVRIGGAGVCRTDLHIVEGIWRSKVDVKLPYIMGHENAGWVEAIGPGVEGVKVGDSVICHPLVTSGHCLACRRGDDMHALDSSFPGINANGGYAQYLLTGQRSLIKLPKSLAPKDVAPYTDAGLTAYRAAKKASRHLLPGEYVAVIGAGGLGHIGIQVLAALCAAEIIVIDCADKSLDLAKECGAHHLVKADGNEVEAVLALTGGRGAEAVIDFVGEGDAIAKGLSMTANGGYYYIVGYGGKIDLPTIDMITTEKTIVGNLVGTYPELVELMALADRGLVDLHTKEYRLSQANDALHDLHNGRIHGRAVLIP